A portion of the Poecile atricapillus isolate bPoeAtr1 chromosome 7, bPoeAtr1.hap1, whole genome shotgun sequence genome contains these proteins:
- the LRRC41 gene encoding leucine-rich repeat-containing protein 41 isoform X1, whose amino-acid sequence MAARRGRSVAGAVMAAERPRSLFALSAAAVSRSMASLERDVWALPGHLLRGLLPLLTVFHLERAEDAARRAGLSTQPIWRKLWDDVMKTRPPNSESITCWRKKFLETFFSNVLHGVLDVSSDWRLNDRHFSPLLHSSPHVSQLTLCNMLQGAVELTAEHNHKVLENLAGSLRILKFQHLLSCDQSIRRSLVLLLHRLIHHGSVSQVSMYSWPVPDTVLLVLILTMSAGFWRSGNALTCHGSPCGLCREEDKAQSHKSAQEGAERDCSAEQEGSSGKNQKTSPKEADARMDSVLSVSRSPPLRNPACEETSSEVPCGHTSIQGGSSPSSSSEQLSCHPIPRKTRRRLKPALGRKRRCLRRSRGHYADPEDLYDFIFTVAREDNSGLLDKTRTPEAENTENWTSSSPGCPCTGHAGCKKRGGPAGILPLKAAHRFRSVSTLELFSIPLTAETCRTLSNLLSTWVSLENLVLSYNGLNANISCILSGLRALSRYPECRFRTLRVSDMFSHMPCMELVRCILSALPQLHTLSVSFDLKNQLEGSRPEANPSCSEEEIPESCLEVLEIRFPREPLHTVFLLPVLKASKSLQQLSLDSATLPCPQELGLLLQVLKECTPNLRKLSFHDVNLAEHHKEVLLLLQDPGLQEITFSFCRLFESSTAEFLSEIINTVKRNSSLKSLKLPGNRLGNHRLVALADIFSEDSSSSLCQLDVSSNCIKPDGLLEFTKKLEGHIQQRGGQLPFTQLRLFQNWLDQDAETAQEALRRLKAVCSVVNDAWDSSQAFADYISVM is encoded by the exons ATGGCGGCGCGGCGCGGGCGGTCCGTGGCCGGGGCGGTGATGGCGGCCGAGCGGCCCCGCAGCCTGTTCGCGCTGAGCGCGGCCGCCGTGAGCCGCAGCATGGCCTCCCTGGAGCGGGACGTCTGGG CGCTGCCCGGGCACCTCCTGCGGGGGCTCCTGCCGCTCCTCACCGTCTTCCATCTCGAGCGGGCCGAGGACGCCGCGCGGAGAGCAG GCCTCTCGACACAGCCCATCTGGCGCAAGCTATGGGACGATGTGATGAAAACCAGGCCGCCCAACTCGGAG AGCATAACATGCTGGAGGAAGAAGTTCCTTGAAACATTCTTCTCCAACGTCCTCCATGGTGTCTTGGATGTTTCCTCTGACTGGCGCCTCAATGACCGTCACTTTTCACCTCTGCTCCATAGCTCCCCGCACGTTTCCCAGCTCACCCTGTGCAACATGCTCCAGGGGGCCGTGGAACTCACTGCCGAGCACAACCACAAAGTGCTCGAAAACCTGGCTGGCTCCCTGCGGATCCTGAAGTTCCAGCACCTCCTCTCCTGTGACCAGTCCATCAGGCGCTCGCTGGTTTTGCTCCTTCACCGGTTGATCCACCACGGCTCTGTCAGCCAGGTGTCCATGTATTCCTGGCCTGTTCCCGACACTGTTCTTCTTGTTCTCATCCTGACCATGAGCGCTGGGTTTTGGCGCTCGGGAAATGCCCTCACCTGTCATGGCAGCCCATGTGGCCTTTGCAGAGAGGAGGACAAAGCCCAAAGCCACAAGTCAGCACAGGAGGGAGCTGAGAGGGACTGTAGTGCTGAGCAGGAGGGGAGCAGTGGTAAGAACCAGAAGACATCCCCAAAAGAGGCTGATGCTCGCATGGACTCTGTCCTCTCTGTCTCCAGAAGTCCTCCCCTGCGAAACCCAGCATGTGAGGAGACAAGCAGCGAGGTGCCCTGTGGGCACACCAGCATTCAGGGGGGTTCTTCCCCTAGTTCCAGCTCAGAACAGCTGTCCTGTCACCCCATTCCTCGAAAGACACGCAGGCGGCTGAAGCCTGCACTGGGGAGGAAACGTCGCTGCCTCAGACGGAGCAGGGGACACTATGCTGACCCAGAAGATCtgtatgattttatttttactgttgcTAGAGAGGATAATTCAGGGTTACTGGATAAAACCAGGACCCCGGAGGCAGAGAATACTGAGAATTGGACTAGTTCCTCCCCAGGATGTCCATGCACTGGCCATGCTGGCTGTAAGAAAAGAGGAGGACCTGCTGGAATCCTTCCTTTGAAAGCTGCTCACCGCTTCCGAAGTGTCTCCACGCTGGAATTGTTCTCCATTCCTCTGACTGCGGAGACATGTCGGACTCTGAGTAACCTGCTGAGCACCTGGGTGTCGTTAGAAAACCTGGTTCTGTCCTACAATG GCCTGAATGCCAACATCTCCTGCATCCTCTCCGGGCTCCGGGCCCTGTCCCGTTACCCAGAGTGCCGCTTCCGCACGCTCCGTGTGAGCGACATGTTCTCCCACATGCCTTGCATGGAGCTTGTTCGCTGCATCCTGAGcgcccttccccagctccacacaCTCTCCGTCAGCTTCGACCTCAAAAACCAGCTGGAGGGCAGCAGGCCAGAGGCGAATCCAAGCTGCAGCGAGGAAGAAATCCCAG AAAGCTgcctggaggtgctggagaTCCGATTCCCCAGGGAACCTCTGCACACTGTGTTCCTGCTGCCGGTGCTCAAGGCGTCAAAGTCCCTCCAGCAACTGTCCCTTGACAGTGCCACACTGCCCTGCCCCCAGGAGCTCGGGCTCCTTTTGCAAGTGCTCAAAG AGTGTACTCCAAATTTGAGGAAACTGAGCTTTCATGATGTGAACCTGGCTGAGCACCACAAAGaagttctgcttctgcttcagGATCCTGGCCTACAGG aaatcacattttccttCTGCCGGCTGTTCGAAAGCTCTACTGCTGAGTTTTTGTCAGAAATAATCAATACAGTGAAAAGAAATTCATCACTAAAGAGCCTCAAACTGCCTGGGAACCGCCTTG GGAATCACAGGCTGGTTGCTCTTGCAGACATTTTCTCTGAAgattcctcctcttctctctgcCAGCTGGATGTCAG CTCAAATTGCATCAAACCTGATGGGCTGCTGGAGTTCACAAAGAAGCTGGAAGGCCACATCCAGCAGAGAGGGGGACAGCTTCCATTCACACAGCTTCGCCTGTTCCAAAATTGGCTGGACCAGGATGCAGAAACAGCACAAGAAGCGCTGCGGCGTCTCAAAGCCGTGTGCAGTGTAGTGAACGACGCGTGGGACTCCTCCCAGGCCTTCGCTGACTACATCAGTGTCATGtga
- the LRRC41 gene encoding leucine-rich repeat-containing protein 41 isoform X2 has product MLQGAVELTAEHNHKVLENLAGSLRILKFQHLLSCDQSIRRSLVLLLHRLIHHGSVSQVSMYSWPVPDTVLLVLILTMSAGFWRSGNALTCHGSPCGLCREEDKAQSHKSAQEGAERDCSAEQEGSSGKNQKTSPKEADARMDSVLSVSRSPPLRNPACEETSSEVPCGHTSIQGGSSPSSSSEQLSCHPIPRKTRRRLKPALGRKRRCLRRSRGHYADPEDLYDFIFTVAREDNSGLLDKTRTPEAENTENWTSSSPGCPCTGHAGCKKRGGPAGILPLKAAHRFRSVSTLELFSIPLTAETCRTLSNLLSTWVSLENLVLSYNGLNANISCILSGLRALSRYPECRFRTLRVSDMFSHMPCMELVRCILSALPQLHTLSVSFDLKNQLEGSRPEANPSCSEEEIPESCLEVLEIRFPREPLHTVFLLPVLKASKSLQQLSLDSATLPCPQELGLLLQVLKECTPNLRKLSFHDVNLAEHHKEVLLLLQDPGLQEITFSFCRLFESSTAEFLSEIINTVKRNSSLKSLKLPGNRLGNHRLVALADIFSEDSSSSLCQLDVSSNCIKPDGLLEFTKKLEGHIQQRGGQLPFTQLRLFQNWLDQDAETAQEALRRLKAVCSVVNDAWDSSQAFADYISVM; this is encoded by the exons ATGCTCCAGGGGGCCGTGGAACTCACTGCCGAGCACAACCACAAAGTGCTCGAAAACCTGGCTGGCTCCCTGCGGATCCTGAAGTTCCAGCACCTCCTCTCCTGTGACCAGTCCATCAGGCGCTCGCTGGTTTTGCTCCTTCACCGGTTGATCCACCACGGCTCTGTCAGCCAGGTGTCCATGTATTCCTGGCCTGTTCCCGACACTGTTCTTCTTGTTCTCATCCTGACCATGAGCGCTGGGTTTTGGCGCTCGGGAAATGCCCTCACCTGTCATGGCAGCCCATGTGGCCTTTGCAGAGAGGAGGACAAAGCCCAAAGCCACAAGTCAGCACAGGAGGGAGCTGAGAGGGACTGTAGTGCTGAGCAGGAGGGGAGCAGTGGTAAGAACCAGAAGACATCCCCAAAAGAGGCTGATGCTCGCATGGACTCTGTCCTCTCTGTCTCCAGAAGTCCTCCCCTGCGAAACCCAGCATGTGAGGAGACAAGCAGCGAGGTGCCCTGTGGGCACACCAGCATTCAGGGGGGTTCTTCCCCTAGTTCCAGCTCAGAACAGCTGTCCTGTCACCCCATTCCTCGAAAGACACGCAGGCGGCTGAAGCCTGCACTGGGGAGGAAACGTCGCTGCCTCAGACGGAGCAGGGGACACTATGCTGACCCAGAAGATCtgtatgattttatttttactgttgcTAGAGAGGATAATTCAGGGTTACTGGATAAAACCAGGACCCCGGAGGCAGAGAATACTGAGAATTGGACTAGTTCCTCCCCAGGATGTCCATGCACTGGCCATGCTGGCTGTAAGAAAAGAGGAGGACCTGCTGGAATCCTTCCTTTGAAAGCTGCTCACCGCTTCCGAAGTGTCTCCACGCTGGAATTGTTCTCCATTCCTCTGACTGCGGAGACATGTCGGACTCTGAGTAACCTGCTGAGCACCTGGGTGTCGTTAGAAAACCTGGTTCTGTCCTACAATG GCCTGAATGCCAACATCTCCTGCATCCTCTCCGGGCTCCGGGCCCTGTCCCGTTACCCAGAGTGCCGCTTCCGCACGCTCCGTGTGAGCGACATGTTCTCCCACATGCCTTGCATGGAGCTTGTTCGCTGCATCCTGAGcgcccttccccagctccacacaCTCTCCGTCAGCTTCGACCTCAAAAACCAGCTGGAGGGCAGCAGGCCAGAGGCGAATCCAAGCTGCAGCGAGGAAGAAATCCCAG AAAGCTgcctggaggtgctggagaTCCGATTCCCCAGGGAACCTCTGCACACTGTGTTCCTGCTGCCGGTGCTCAAGGCGTCAAAGTCCCTCCAGCAACTGTCCCTTGACAGTGCCACACTGCCCTGCCCCCAGGAGCTCGGGCTCCTTTTGCAAGTGCTCAAAG AGTGTACTCCAAATTTGAGGAAACTGAGCTTTCATGATGTGAACCTGGCTGAGCACCACAAAGaagttctgcttctgcttcagGATCCTGGCCTACAGG aaatcacattttccttCTGCCGGCTGTTCGAAAGCTCTACTGCTGAGTTTTTGTCAGAAATAATCAATACAGTGAAAAGAAATTCATCACTAAAGAGCCTCAAACTGCCTGGGAACCGCCTTG GGAATCACAGGCTGGTTGCTCTTGCAGACATTTTCTCTGAAgattcctcctcttctctctgcCAGCTGGATGTCAG CTCAAATTGCATCAAACCTGATGGGCTGCTGGAGTTCACAAAGAAGCTGGAAGGCCACATCCAGCAGAGAGGGGGACAGCTTCCATTCACACAGCTTCGCCTGTTCCAAAATTGGCTGGACCAGGATGCAGAAACAGCACAAGAAGCGCTGCGGCGTCTCAAAGCCGTGTGCAGTGTAGTGAACGACGCGTGGGACTCCTCCCAGGCCTTCGCTGACTACATCAGTGTCATGtga
- the LOC131580851 gene encoding cytochrome b-c1 complex subunit 6, mitochondrial, whose amino-acid sequence MGQRGEPEEEEEELVDPLTTLREHCEQTEKCAKARERLELCDARVSSRSDTEEQCTEELFDFLHARDHCVAHKLFSKLK is encoded by the exons ATGGGGCAGCGCGGCGAGCCCGAG gaggaagaggaagagctcGTG GACCCCCTGACCACGCTGCGGGAGCACTGCGAGCAGACGGAGAAATGCGCGAAGGCgcgggagcggctggagctgtgtgacGCGCGGGTGTCCTCCCGCTCCGATACAGAGGAGCAGTGCACAGAGGAGCTCTTCGACTTCCTGCACGCCAGGGACCACTGT GTTGCTCACAAGCTTTTCAGTAAGCTGAAGTGA
- the NSUN4 gene encoding 5-methylcytosine rRNA methyltransferase NSUN4 → MAALGGRAAAALLRRGPGTAPGAILGAGPRRHRHKEKWAATAPRIPSTRLALHHFDTSYSLHLGALWPSVRAGLLCEQKYGALLNNFAAADHVPQELELLNATDFVSEALQKAQQWQQGAAVGEAARGCQEGSGEGRTGMQAEMMTQAEMSPPLCASISSKIKCYTFPSGDITRFRPARLDSLGLLDYYLMDAASLLPVLALNVQPDDFVLDLCAAPGGKTLALLQTGFCGHLAANDVSVSRTKRLHQILHSYVPREVRDTVSVTSYDGRDWDQVKGGTFHKVLVDVPCTTDRHSAMEEDNNIFHKRRTKERQMLPMLQLQLLMAGILAAKPGGEVVYSTCSLSPLQNECVVERALDIAEAQFNISVHVEDLSHFQTLFQDTFSFFSDCRLGELVLPHLTANFGPMYFCKLRRM, encoded by the exons ATGGCGGCGCTGGGCGGGCGGGccgcggccgcgctgctgaggCGGGGGCCGGGGACGGCACCGGGAGCGATCCTGGGAGCGGGGCCCCGCCGGCACCGGCACAAGGAGAAGTGG GCTGCCACGGCCCCGCGCATCCCGTCCACGCGGCTGGCGCTGCACCACTTCGACACGAGCTACAGCCTTCACCTGGGCGCCCTGTGGCCCTCGGTCCGTGCTGGCCTCCTCTGCGAGCAGAAATACGGGGCCCTCCTCAACAACTTCGCTGCTGCTGACCATGTTCCccaagagctggagctgctcaatGCCACCGATTTTGTTTCTGAGGCCCTCCAAAAGGCGCAGCAATGGCAACAGGGTGCAGCTGTGGGGGAAGCGGCCAGAGGGTGCCAGGAGGGCTCTGGTGAGGGCAGGACTGGGATGCAGGCAGAAATGATGACACAAGCTGAGATGTCCCCGCCACTTTGCGCCTCCATCAGCTCCAAAATCAAGTGTTACACCTTCCCCAGCGGTGACATCACACGCTTTCGCCCTGCACG GCTGGATTCTCTGGGGCTCCTCGACTATTACCTCATGGATGCAGCATCTCTCCTGCCTGTCCTGGCGCTCAACGTGCAGCCGGATGACTTTGTCCTTGACCTCTGTGCGGCTCCGGGTGGGAAGactctggctctgctgcagacTGGGTTTTGTG GGCATCTGGCAGCCAACGATGTCTCTGTTTCCCGGACAAAGAGGCTGCACCAGATTCTCCACAGCTATGTCCCCAGAGAAGTCAGGGATACTGTGAGTGTCACATCCTACGATGGAAGGGACTGGGACCAGGTGAAAGGTGGCACTTTCCATAAG gtgctggtggATGTGCCCTGCACGACAGACAGACACTCTGCCATGGAGGAGGACAACAACATCTTCCACAAGAGGCGAACCAAAGAGCGTCAGATGCTGCccatgctgcagctgcagctgctgat ggctgggatcctggCGGCGAAGCCGGGAGGAGAGGTGGTGTATTCCACGTGCTCCCTGTCCCCGCTGCAGAACGAGTGTGTGGTTGAGAGGGCGCTGGACATTGCAGAAGCCCAGTTCAACATCAGTGTCCACGTTGAGGACCTGAGCCACTTCCAGACGCTCTTCCAGGACACGTTTTCCTTCTTCTCGGACTGCCGGCTCGGGGAGCTTGTCCTGCCTCACCTCACAGCCAACTTTGGGCCGATGTATTTCTGCAAATTACGTCGGATGTAG
- the LOC131580812 gene encoding vitamin D3 hydroxylase-associated protein-like — protein sequence MMIQQQLTQLLPERKVDTSAALTLLGGSVAALVVWKWLGKKMIQKKMEEARRTRDEGMKKMAKAVQQFREQVPSVQRDAILSLPLLELTGRLQEGSLSPRTVLYAYIEKALEVTQQTNCVRHFIPECEEQLQEIQRHQEKGLLYGIPVSIKDHIGHKGHLATCGLVQCLDTLMEEDSVLVKVLKKQGAIPFAMTNVPQSLLSYECSNPIFGQTLNPLNPQKCPGGSSGGEGALIAGGGSILGIGSDSGGSIRLPSSFCGLCGLKPTAERLSLSGVTGPVNGILGVPCAMGPMARDVDSLALCMKALLCQEMFQLDPTVPPIPFDEQVYSSSTPLRVGYYDTDGYFPLPPCMRRAVRETRRALQAAGHQLVLFSPPRVPYVMNELFMKTFFADGGRAWLDVFTGDIVDPGLKPQVNSCKIPRLVKKLLALLLKPLFPRLADYLGALVGMRSVREMWNHHHQIQVYRAQFITQWKELQLDVVLCPVLGPAFTTGYPRKLLSAISSTMLYNVLNFPAGVVPVSTVTEADEEELKLYKGCCDDPWDRTLKQAVAGGVGLPVAVQCVALPWQEELCLRFMKEVETLSREKRAA from the exons ATGAtgatccagcagcagctgacacagctcctgccagagaGGAAGGTGGACACTTCTGCTGCCCTCACCCTGCTCGGCGGCTCCGTGGCAGCCCTGGTGGTCTGGAAATGGCTGGGCAAAAAGATGatccagaagaaaatggaagaggCTCGGAGGACCCGGGATGAGGGTATGAAGAAAATGGCAAAGGCTGTCCAGCAGTTCAGGGAGCAG GTCCCCAGTGTCCAGAGGGATGCCAttctgtccctgcccctgctggaACTCACTGGAAGACTCCAGGAAGGGTCTCTGTCCCCCAGGACTGTCCTCTACGCCTACATAGAGAAG GCCCTGGAAGTGACCCAGCAGACAAACTGCGTGCGACACTTTATCCCAgagtgtgaggagcagctccaggaaataCAACGGCACCAGGAGAAAGGGCTGCTCTATGGAATCCCCGTCAGCATCAAGGATCACATCGGCCACAAG GGACACTTGGCAACCTGTGGGCTTGTGCAGTGCCTGGACACTCTGATGGAGGAGGACAGTGTCCTGGTCAAGGTCCTGAAGAAACAAGGGGCTATCCCATTTGCAATGACCAATGTGCCACAATCCCTTCTCAG CTACGAATGCAGCAACCCCATCTTTGGCCAAACCTTGAATCCTCTCAACCCCCAGAAGTGCCCCGGGGGCTCctcgggaggggagggagctctGATCGCGGGGGGAGGCTCCATCCTGGGCATCGGCTCCGACAGCGGCGGCAGCATCCGCCTGCCCTCCAGCTTCTGCGGGCTCTGCGGCCTCAAACCCACGGCTGAGAGGCTCAG TCTGTCTGGAGTGACTGGCCCTGTCAATGGCATCCTGGGAG TCCCTTGTGCTATGGGGCCCATGGCGAGGGACGTGGACAGCCTGGCCCTGTGCATGAAGGcgctgctgtgccaggagatGTTCCAGCTGGACCCCACTGTGCCCCCCATCCCCTTCGATGAGCAG GTGTACTCCAGCTCCACTCCCCTGCGTGTTGGGTACTACGACACTGATGGCTACTTCCCGCTGCCCCCCTGCATGAGGAGGGCAGTGAGGGAAACCAGGcgtgctctgcaggcagctgggcaCCAG CTGGTGCTCTTCTCTCCTCCTCGGGTCCCCTATGTCATGAATGAACTGTTTATGAAGACGTTTTTTGCTGATGGAGGCCGTGCCTGGTTGGATGTGTT CACAGGAGATATTGTAGATCCAGGCTTGAAACCACAGGTGAATTCCTGCAAGATCCCAAGGCTGGTGAAgaagctgctggctctgcttctTAAACCTCTG TTTCCCCGCCTGGCTGACTACCTGGGTGCCTTGGTTGGAATGAG GTCAGTGAGGGAGATGTGGAATCACCACCATCAAATACAG gTGTACCGCGCCCAGTTCATCACCCAGTGGAAGGAACTCCAGCTGGACGTTGTGCTGTGCCCTGTCCTGGGGCCTGCCTTCACCACGGGATACCCCAGGAAACTCCTCA GTGCCATCTCCTCCACGATGCTGTACAACGTCTTGAACTTCCCCGCCGGGGTTGTTCCCGTCAGCACCGTGACAGAGGCTGATGAGGAAGAGCTAAAGCTTTACAAAGGATGCTGTGATGACCCCTGGGACCGGACACTGAAACAG gctgtggcaggaggcGTGGGGCTGCCCGTGGCCGTGCAGTGCGTGGCCttgccctggcaggaggagctgtgccTGCGCTTCATGAAGGAGGTGGAGACCCTCAGCCGTGAGAAGAGAGCGGCATAG